One genomic region from Anopheles bellator chromosome 2, idAnoBellAS_SP24_06.2, whole genome shotgun sequence encodes:
- the LOC131211778 gene encoding uncharacterized protein LOC131211778 has protein sequence METEEIIKLVDGIYKNILDKFNPGARQLISAGKAYLKALHGASAASNLFNEALAKIAVNAQQGGTIDIGSALMNIVGVYKEIQDQHMNILKAFYVDLLVPLETNLEKDTKVVQFEQKKFLQQHKMRSDSYSKAAGTMKKYRKKNSKNTPKEAEKEIKSIQAFEEEKHKLDQFCEHSLKNAMTQERRRYGFVLERQCSLAKHWMAYHHSGHVIIEKSLEHWNDVAATREFLPPNVENMFSAKQTLRDVEDEDDDEDRESIASQLRKTRSIDASCLDMRSLADVANSTLQMPRAKSEFNLNNNHGPMAGNGMMMRGGDGGAGHHHNHTAMMLMASGGGGKPDISHWERPTVKALYAYLSSGENQLSFLEGDRIALVGDRAKGWQFGENLRTQKFGWFPIAYAETERDDKESISEWVKAPPSDIEIENTPDTSLESTLVDDSLSKMSTSYHGGGGEDGSPTRMFGDTIQYRQSKQFRRLSRGEKPPKPGPPPQLPAPVPTPVVPNSYNGTKQRHDGPAGPSGVSGVGIPQSNSFSSAGAPPMADKRKSGSATMNFSKPPQSSSNQKPKASRNGMASASLHSSNDSGFSNEPQPQPEADLYSDEEPVNRVPIRTARSEKNLLNDHPMSRSNGGPSSRYDEDDLYGTIVPPRPRQHSQMMMRQANSYGNIAESQSGTLEYGYRSRTRLSDGSNGAQANQSDSQKIKRTKSFWKFSKSEDHILEGMAMWKHNDIIPTGREKREMEKKEATLKRNMRKKEQIEKQKQKEMVAAKAEEEQQQQQQQQQTQRRKDRGNPPNPGLMDGGSNTNTLVRSGNNRESRERDREQSAPMMRERPHSIAMMPEQEKFPITKSDIDKRISKIDQEFHQQKKSSRAGGEPDSRKPSKAGGKGNDTNNNSNHNRHSYAGDRDHVHQHHHQHQSQQRQDEQAIYGDSTGMAAVSGKGAKDKYRTAERETSAKNRNNDALNKYYQDQTFDDFSIIPSDSIMMQDTSFYDDDGMMDDMMLMKTVRRKEILKQYYSSGTDTERNSSSSDPYDCIVVDDHLVATGGEMMMMRRGGGGGGEGGKGRGDRKSHGGATDGGMMRRVGTSDKKGASGADDKMSFSTFRGAASGGNEGGRMGRHGDDDDDDDTMMATMTLDDELMEDEPRQQMMTRDRRSKGSKLNGANGGQSGLGESEQESRISAKMQSNGQQHHQQQQQHQQHQHQHQQQHQQKRKSTKSIASDGKAYGPWYDLWGTDSSVHNQKL, from the exons TCTCCAGCAGCACAAGATGCGCTCGGACAGCTACAGCAAGGCGGCCGGCACGATGAAGAAGTACCGGAAGAAGAACTCGAAGAACACGCCCAAGGAGGCGGAGAAGGAGATCAAGAGCATCCAGGCGTTCGAGGAGGAGAAACACAAGCTGGACCAGTTCTGCGAGCACAGCCTCAAGAACGCGATGACGCAGGAGCGGCGCCGGTACGGGTTCGTGCTCGAGCGCCAGTGCTCGCTGGCCAAGCACTGGATGGCGTACCACCACTCCGGGCACGTGATCATCGAGAAGTCGCTGGAGCACTGGAACGATGTGGCCGCGACGCGTGAATTTTTGCCCCCGAACGTCGAGAACATGTTCAGCGCCAAGCAGACGCTGCGGGAcgtcgaggacgaggacgacgacgaggaccgGGAGTCGATCGCTTCGCAGCTCCGCAAAACACGCTCAATCGACGCGTCCTGCCTCGATATGCGTTCGCTGGCCGACGTGGCCAACAGTACCCTGCAGATGCCGCGCGCCAAGTCGGAGTTTAATCTGAACAACAACCACGGTCCGATGGCCGGAAACGGTATGATGATGAGGGGGGGTGATGGCGGCGCCGGTCACCATCACAACCACACtgcgatgatgctgatggccaGCGGGGGCGGCGGCAAACCGGACATTTCACACTGGGAGCGACCGACGGTGAAGGCCCTCTACGCGTACCTGTCGTCGGGCGAGAACCAGCTCAGCTTCCTGGAGGGCGACCGCATCGCGCTGGTCGGTGACCGGGCCAAGGGCTGGCAGTTTGGGGAGAACCTGCGGACGCAGAAGTTTGGCTGGTTCCCGATTGCGTACGCCGAAACGGAACGAGACGACAAGGAAAG CATCAGCGAGTGGGTGAAGGCTCCACCGAGCGATATCGAGATCGAGAACACACCGGACACTTCGCTCGAGAGCACGCTGGTCGATGACAGTCTGTCGAAGATGAGCACCTCGTatcacggtggtggcggagagGACGGATCGCCGACGCGCATGTTCGGGGACACGATCCAGTACCGGCAGTCGAAGCAATTCCGGCGACTGTCACGTGGCGagaagccaccgaaaccggggccaccaccacagctgCCGGCTCCCGTGCCGACGCCCGTGGTGCCGAACAGCTACAATGGCACCAAGCAGCGCCACGATGGACCCGCCGGACCGAGTGGTGTGTCGGGGGTAGGGATTCCACAGTCGAACAGCTTCTCCTCGGCCGGAGCACCACCGATGGCGGACAAGCGTAAATCCGGCTCGGCCACGATGAACTTCAGCAAACCA CCCCAATCGAGCAGCAAtcaaaaaccgaaagcatcCCGCAACGGAATGGCCAGTGCCTCGCTACACAGTAGCAACGACAGTGGATTCTCGAACGAACCACAGCcgcaaccggaagccgatcTGTACTCCGACGAGGAACCGGTCAACCGAGTGCCAATCAG GACGGCCCGTTCGGAGAAGAACCTGCTGAACGATCACCCGATGAGCCGCTCGAACGGTGGTCCTTCGTCCCGGTACGACGAGGACGACCTGTACGGTACGATCGTACCGCCTCGGCCCCGCCAGCACAGCCAGATGATGATGCGTCAGGCCAACAGCTACGGAAACATCGCCGAAAGCCAATCAGGAACGCTGGAGTACGGGTACCGTTCGCGCACCCGACTCTCGGACGGAAGCAACGGTGCCCAGGCCAACCAGAGCGACTCGCAGAAGATCAAGCGCACCAAGTCGTTCTGGAAGTTTTCCAAATCCGAGGACCACATCCTCGAGGGGATGGCCATGTGGAAGCACAACGACATCATACCGACGGGGCGCGAGAAGCGCGAGATGGAAAAGAAGGAGGCCACGCTGAAGCGCAACATGCGCAAAAAGGAGCAGATCGAGAAGCAGAAACAGAAGGAAATGGTCGCTGCCAAAGCGGAGgaggaacagcagcaacagcaacagcagcagcagacgcaACGTCGCAAGGATCGTGGCAACCCGCCGAACCCCGGGTTGAtggacggtggcagcaacaccaacacgcTGGTGCGCTCCGGCAACAACCGTGAGTCACGGGAGCGCGATCGTGAGCAGAGTGCGCCGATGATGCGTGAACGACCGCACAGCATCGCGATGATGCCGGAGCAGGAGAAGTTCCCGATCACCAAGTCCGACATCGACAAGCGTATCTCGAAGATTGATCAGGAGTTCCACCAGCAGAAGAAGTCGAGCCGGGCAGGCGGCGAGCCGGACTCGCGGAAGCCTTCGAAGGCGGGCGGAAAGGGCAACGAcacgaacaacaacagtaaCCACAATCGCCACAGCTACGCCGGTGATCGGGATCACGTgcaccaacatcatcaccagcaccagagcCAACAGCGACAGGACGAGCAGGCGATCTACGGTGACTCGACGGGGATGGCGGCGGTGAGTGGTAAGGGCGCCAAGGACAAATACCGCACGGCGGAACGTGAGACGAGCGCGAAGAATCGCAACAACGATGCGCTGAACAAGTACTACCAGGACCAAACGTTCGACGACTTCTCGATCATCCCGAGCGACTCGATCATGATGCAGGACACGAGCTTctacgatgacgacggcatGATGGACGACATGATGCTGATGAAGACGGTGCGCCGGAAGGAGATCCTGAAGCAGTACTACTCGAGCGGTACCGACACGGAGCGCAACTCGTCCAGCTCGGATCCGTACGATTGTATCGTGGTGGACGATCATCTGGTGGCGACCGGGggcgagatgatgatgatgcgtcgtggtggcggtggcggcggcgaaggtgGTAAGGGTCGTGGGGACCGGAAGTCACATGGCGGTGCCACCGACGGTGGTATGATGCGACGGGTCGGGAcgagcgacaaaaaaggaGCGTCGGGCGCGGATGATAAGATGAGCTTTTCCACGTTCCGTGGGGCGGCGTCCGGAGGGAACGAGGGTGGACGAATGGGACGgcacggtgacgatgatgatgatgacgacacGATGATGGCCACGATGACGCTGGATGATGAGCTGATGGAGGATGAACCGCGCCAACAGATGATGACTCGGGATCGGCGATCGAAGGGCTCGAAGCTgaacggagcgaacggagGACAGTCCGGGCTGGGCGAGTCGGAACAGGAATCGCGCATCAGTGCCAAGATGCAGAGCAACGGGCAGcaacatcaccagcagcagcagcaacaccaacagcaccagcatcagcaccagcagcagcatcagcaaaaACGCAAGTCCACCAAATCGATCGCCTCGGACGGGAAGGCGTATGGGCCGTGGTACGACCTCTGGGGCACGGACAGCTCCGTGCACAATCAGAAGCTGTAG